One Pseudomonas entomophila genomic window carries:
- a CDS encoding ABC transporter permease, whose translation MKVAINALHNAQGAPSGTGAPTAAPRRQPLAQRWRGSRNLLPALLFLGLFFFAPLIGLLLRGVLEPVPGLGNYQQLFANSAYARVLFNTFSVAGLVTLISVLLGFPLAWAITLVPRGWGRWLLNIVLLSMWTSLLARTYSWLVLLQASGVINTFLMALGIIDAPLEMVHNLTGVVIGMSYIMVPFIVLPLQATMQAIDPMVLQAGAICGASPWTNFWKVFIPLCRSGLFSGALMVFVMSLGYYVTPALLGGAQNMMLPEFIVQQVQSFLNWGLASAAAALLVLITLVLFYFYLKLQPESPVGNAR comes from the coding sequence ATGAAAGTCGCCATCAACGCCCTGCACAACGCGCAAGGGGCCCCCAGCGGCACCGGCGCGCCCACGGCGGCCCCGCGCCGCCAGCCGCTGGCTCAGCGCTGGCGCGGCAGCCGCAACCTGCTGCCGGCGCTGCTGTTCCTGGGGCTGTTCTTCTTCGCGCCGCTGATCGGCCTGCTGCTGCGCGGGGTGCTGGAGCCCGTGCCGGGCCTGGGCAACTACCAACAGCTGTTCGCCAACTCGGCCTATGCCCGGGTGCTGTTCAACACCTTCTCGGTGGCCGGCCTGGTCACCCTGATCAGCGTGCTGCTGGGTTTCCCGCTGGCCTGGGCGATCACCCTGGTGCCGCGCGGCTGGGGCCGCTGGCTGCTGAACATCGTGCTGCTGTCGATGTGGACCAGCCTGCTGGCGCGCACCTACTCCTGGCTGGTGCTGCTGCAGGCCTCGGGGGTGATCAACACATTTCTGATGGCGCTGGGCATCATCGATGCGCCGCTGGAGATGGTGCACAACCTCACCGGTGTGGTGATCGGCATGAGCTACATCATGGTGCCGTTCATCGTCCTGCCGCTGCAGGCGACCATGCAAGCCATCGACCCGATGGTGCTGCAGGCCGGCGCCATCTGCGGCGCCAGCCCCTGGACCAACTTCTGGAAGGTGTTCATCCCGCTGTGCCGCTCGGGGTTGTTCTCCGGGGCGCTGATGGTGTTCGTCATGTCGCTGGGTTACTACGTGACCCCGGCGCTGCTGGGTGGCGCGCAGAACATGATGCTGCCGGAGTTCATCGTCCAGCAGGTGCAGTCGTTCCTCAACTGGGGCCTGGCCAGCGCCGCCGCAGCGTTGCTGGTGCTGATCACCCTGGTGCTCTTCTACTTCTACCTGAAGCTGCAACCGGAATCCCCGGTCGGCAACGCGAGGTAA
- a CDS encoding RHS repeat-associated core domain-containing protein, whose amino-acid sequence MSDSISRSANDSNPTFAVPYLISNLPDGSLPDMRGFGLERVGSAEGGWYSLCPIKADRDLVVGETISACRVHRRTGELTRIDYIAKAGKLGKAQWLEDFAKQIAAAGQPITAGGWGASNAFSSDHKEPRLWCQTDYRAFSTAPFDSNLVQVLACDDGFSLGSGKTLSLQVRDLKTQALHEQHLFTATADSGWSKALCEQVNRDSHLLRAGVKGADCTVTPGERNNAFWGPQCAELCVTITEVNWWASRMLDGTQALPDGGVLHAWVYDTFSQRLLGHHAWTPGSTQRAGGKWLRAWAAALATSKVAPYLRVDTTTAMLEQRGDGLRIFARLPGDDYDAEGPLLASAFETPEDAVLVTVRHPGNQALLHHALFRPQACAAVPSDEQSWLQALARFIEAQQWPELYVKDGRQLWLLGHAELVVALENVGDGEQWASEDYRLELLSADEWPQEKAVDPVTFTVEPTGGPTRVTISSLEAELAFRLDKAARDKGYRVMACVPRQAAARQLREAYNSYVEATVKAGFPVAFSFAEAGTLTAVAAAAAVVKATPDFTDDVENFVSARSLVVIGTGAVLGGTELVDSVVCIATAAAAATKTDSDATAYKAAYAAAYKAAYKAANKAVAVAAVAAYQDAYAAANKAAADAYKAAADAYNAAYNADADDADAADAADAAYAAVVAYQDAYAAANRAANKAAADAYNAAYNADADEAAYAAAEAADAYADATADAAAAAVAYATVSANDDAYAAYAAYAAATAAHAATAAAAAAAAAAAAAAAAAAVAAGVVAAAAAVKLVHAIAEVQKEAPAVWPVSVTGDTITWQGPLTNQEYDLYLDCPESERGNDALTVGHIGALQYNQFWHAPKPVRFTPPESLKQNDEISFLCEDYGYTHRSELFDTTGHGEAGVDPRTGLFHGHYPVASLQGLLCQGPAVDLTLHYSALRANEAGLGDGWAWRFSSVEVRSRLLTLADGAQFTFTDAQWTQLGKGEAIKLASCVVRSNQDYSEFTLDLPSGRQEVLKKPAAADGDEEEPNKELHEKVLKALIAIRDKSKPDFPTVPENWQQWVATIVMPRLYSWATKLDYDEAVAKWHADDNIIQLKKLIAEYQRPFVLLVPSTIESRDGESLTLEWLRQEGQVMLLEVKSGNEPLFKAEYTTPREKTAQVKMQVWPHSKTEGYEVELELKDYLLRTIARSERRAGVGGNVERHVLQQVTCDYADDPCLDRVLCGLRELDGSVECVKYQVGETRRDLPRVALHALVPGDGQENQLATYCYDGSFLDTKQLVVSVEYESGPHSARQQHMLVHGNVKHNGSINRFELLRGVASAQGHWLNFCTRKNQRKKDRYRETKAYRYTGAGDEFAELLYALGTGATGGEINVKEGAALVPHQVDLLEWIIDKSHKADRPKLAACITRLLASYTPAERDALGRAVELAKHVEDLDGNELYRHVGGEHTLYRCYYNMAGDNPFTLAEPGQLAQLKGIKGLESLPALSCPAIPRHASAPVMAEYQCDPFGKPQGLRLFGYREVTRGSRQLLELAEVLTVEGVKGDIKGNQLDASAGWAMADASAKLLWRQRSTKATAPTRMGGADSKVRKWSEQDVQITHDFSGPLECVFKLSNHQESMDNPNYDGIIVLIKTTTQAGPQELRKQLRSRHARRLLEQVEQGKEVHWQYDAMGRVTQQTCYTLEKDSKGVYLSRGDEQKPDEQTSTEYSADGKLATHTHANKDISRSYLDGVQRAWRHEWRRNGTTHFVPLAQYSLQGLDGSKLLASCEWDYLPGGQVVVDMTPAPSAVGPQAWVNEQGGLDRQAMRSLLQTQQSEQADSAEGAAADASVFEPFATQDISSQYSIEEGLDEQRLYQRTINYHYRKDGTFEQVEDLVDGDGQARLKVCKRFDNSGEMIGYDRTLGKQTRSYGLERDAVGRVRKVTRPDNTKVEYSYHGLSNHATELKVGDKVVSTQKVEHDSTLTSRTVGSRVYGFTDDTVTLPDKTRLRVVRNAEGQTFKANEQTLASFTQNNGTQTQASHASDDPMKRGWEQVVGSTRLPGRQSVEQTSPRAKRQGYRWLSLRGRPLASLRADGHWQRVFNDAQGRVLRTCQDHEEVVYRYDALGRLQSRQAQALKVGGTWQVLSEHDGFGQEVTRRFLYNGSECFKQCLKWQGDGRLASKTSYQKGQQIRVESFAYDTLDRLQRYECEATAAEHCPRDAQGRAVKVQEYSWDALSNLTRCITTGFDDQVRTEELTYGTASDPTRLTEISDGKDPCPLAWNTNGYLTEIVGQQRYGYNAAGQTEKVFDSTGNLLTRYEYDGSQRLAAQYLKCDGSTRELRYDGEELIGEIHYDKGNKVSSTISLSSGLAQYEGNEVRWLIDDPQVGVAGQVKAGALELAPLLPFGEGAGLEGLVSGYNGMRRDPVTGHYHAGSYRTYHPPLRRYAQPDWLSPHGEGGLNDYQHCPDPVNQHDPSGGIMLSRWGQHHQLEAYDKALQDTEKMKVGSDYRGLVFSLAVAAIGIALAVATAGQSLWLTVSVVTLSVASFAFEAGALLASKLGASGVAKGLSIASVVTGVASCLGFAGIFKTGLKGLLYLGKMVKSVGKALWSAAKTVGRGAKAVWGRAKAWAQHGIRNMRMQRAALHGPNGLGPAPHYGGLGALSGPRNLGVLGRFKYNTLEPAAQWLARQGLRGAARQGWNYLKAPVEIAEQPLPRWARSGWIGNVYSFMTGSIHTEGAARGLSYAYYGLNTALEANVLKGTIETSQSLAESQQAPASVRAGKREPSVVPKLPYLKTVEHSLLPATNSLRFW is encoded by the coding sequence ATGTCCGATAGCATTTCCAGATCCGCTAACGACAGCAACCCAACCTTCGCGGTGCCCTACCTGATCAGCAACCTACCCGACGGTAGCCTGCCCGACATGCGGGGCTTCGGCCTCGAGCGGGTGGGCAGTGCCGAGGGGGGCTGGTACAGCCTGTGCCCGATCAAGGCCGACCGCGACTTGGTTGTGGGTGAAACCATCAGCGCTTGCCGGGTGCACCGCCGTACTGGCGAGCTGACCCGTATCGACTACATCGCAAAGGCCGGGAAGCTGGGCAAGGCACAGTGGCTCGAAGACTTCGCCAAGCAAATTGCGGCGGCCGGCCAGCCCATCACCGCCGGTGGTTGGGGCGCCAGCAATGCGTTTTCCAGCGATCACAAAGAACCGCGCTTGTGGTGCCAAACCGACTATCGGGCGTTCAGCACCGCGCCGTTCGACAGCAATCTGGTCCAGGTGCTGGCCTGCGACGATGGCTTCTCGCTGGGCAGCGGCAAGACCCTGAGCCTGCAGGTGCGCGACCTTAAAACCCAGGCTCTGCACGAACAGCATCTGTTTACCGCCACGGCCGATAGCGGCTGGAGCAAGGCCCTGTGCGAGCAGGTAAACCGTGACAGCCACCTGCTGCGGGCCGGGGTCAAGGGCGCAGACTGCACGGTCACGCCGGGTGAGCGGAACAACGCGTTCTGGGGGCCGCAGTGTGCCGAGTTGTGCGTGACGATAACCGAGGTGAACTGGTGGGCCAGCCGTATGCTCGATGGCACGCAGGCGCTGCCTGACGGTGGCGTGCTGCATGCCTGGGTCTACGATACGTTCTCCCAGCGCCTGCTCGGCCACCACGCATGGACCCCGGGCAGCACCCAGCGCGCCGGCGGCAAATGGTTGAGGGCCTGGGCCGCGGCGCTGGCCACGTCGAAGGTGGCGCCTTACCTGCGCGTCGACACCACCACGGCGATGCTCGAACAGCGCGGCGACGGCCTGCGCATTTTCGCCAGGTTGCCGGGCGATGACTACGACGCCGAAGGCCCGCTGCTGGCGTCAGCCTTCGAAACGCCGGAGGATGCCGTGCTGGTGACGGTGCGTCATCCCGGTAACCAGGCGTTGTTGCACCACGCGCTGTTCAGGCCCCAGGCCTGCGCTGCGGTGCCCAGCGACGAACAAAGCTGGTTACAGGCACTGGCCCGCTTCATCGAAGCGCAGCAGTGGCCAGAGCTGTATGTCAAGGACGGCAGGCAGCTGTGGCTGTTGGGCCACGCCGAACTCGTGGTCGCGCTGGAGAATGTGGGTGATGGCGAACAGTGGGCCTCTGAGGACTATCGGCTGGAACTGCTGAGCGCCGACGAATGGCCACAGGAGAAGGCCGTTGATCCGGTGACGTTCACCGTCGAGCCCACCGGGGGCCCGACGAGGGTCACCATCAGCTCGCTCGAGGCAGAGCTGGCGTTTCGCCTGGACAAGGCGGCACGCGATAAAGGCTACCGGGTGATGGCGTGTGTGCCGAGGCAGGCAGCGGCCAGACAGCTCAGAGAGGCTTACAACAGCTATGTGGAGGCGACTGTCAAGGCAGGTTTTCCTGTCGCCTTCTCGTTCGCCGAAGCCGGTACGTTAACGGCAGTTGCCGCTGCTGCTGCCGTCGTTAAAGCCACCCCCGACTTCACCGACGATGTTGAGAATTTCGTCAGTGCCAGGAGCTTGGTCGTCATAGGCACTGGAGCCGTCCTGGGAGGCACCGAACTCGTCGATTCTGTCGTCTGTATCGCCACCGCGGCCGCCGCCGCCACCAAAACCGACAGCGACGCTACCGCCTACAAGGCCGCCTACGCCGCCGCCTACAAGGCCGCCTACAAGGCCGCCAATAAGGCCGTCGCAGTCGCCGCCGTCGCCGCCTACCAAGACGCCTACGCCGCCGCCAACAAAGCCGCCGCCGACGCCTACAAAGCCGCCGCCGACGCCTACAACGCCGCCTACAACGCCGATGCCGACGACGCCGATGCCGCCGATGCCGCCGACGCCGCCTACGCCGCCGTCGTCGCCTACCAAGACGCCTACGCCGCCGCCAACAGAGCCGCCAACAAAGCCGCCGCCGACGCCTACAACGCCGCCTACAACGCCGATGCCGACGAGGCCGCCTACGCCGCCGCCGAGGCCGCCGACGCCTACGCCGACGCCACCGCCGATGCCGCCGCCGCCGCCGTTGCCTACGCCACAGTCTCCGCCAACGACGACGCCTACGCCGCCTACGCCGCCTACGCCGCCGCCACCGCCGCCCACGCCGCCACCGCCGCCGCCGCCGCCGCCGCCGCCGCCGCCGCCGCCGCCGCCGCCGCCGCCGCCGTCGCCGCCGGCGTCGTCGCCGCCGCCGCCGCCGTTAAGCTCGTCCATGCGATTGCAGAAGTCCAAAAGGAGGCCCCTGCGGTATGGCCCGTATCGGTCACCGGCGACACCATCACCTGGCAAGGCCCGCTGACTAACCAAGAGTATGACCTCTACCTGGACTGCCCCGAGTCCGAGCGCGGCAACGACGCCCTGACCGTGGGGCATATCGGCGCCTTGCAATACAACCAGTTCTGGCACGCCCCCAAGCCTGTCCGCTTCACCCCGCCTGAATCGCTCAAGCAGAACGATGAAATCAGCTTCCTCTGCGAGGACTACGGCTACACCCACCGCTCCGAACTGTTCGACACCACGGGCCACGGCGAAGCCGGGGTGGATCCGCGCACCGGGTTGTTCCACGGCCATTACCCGGTGGCCAGCCTGCAGGGCTTGCTATGCCAGGGGCCGGCGGTCGACCTGACCCTGCACTATTCGGCGCTGCGGGCCAACGAAGCAGGGCTGGGGGATGGCTGGGCCTGGCGCTTTTCCAGTGTGGAAGTGCGCAGTCGGTTGCTGACGCTGGCCGACGGTGCCCAGTTCACGTTCACCGACGCGCAATGGACCCAGCTGGGCAAGGGCGAGGCGATCAAGTTGGCCTCCTGCGTGGTGCGCAGCAACCAGGACTACAGCGAGTTCACCCTCGACCTGCCAAGCGGGCGTCAAGAAGTCCTGAAAAAACCTGCAGCCGCGGACGGTGACGAAGAGGAGCCGAACAAGGAACTCCACGAGAAGGTCCTGAAAGCGTTGATCGCGATCAGGGATAAATCCAAGCCAGACTTTCCTACGGTGCCGGAGAACTGGCAGCAATGGGTAGCCACGATAGTCATGCCCAGACTTTATTCCTGGGCTACGAAGCTGGATTACGACGAAGCCGTTGCCAAGTGGCACGCTGATGACAACATCATCCAACTGAAAAAGCTCATTGCCGAGTACCAGCGGCCCTTCGTGCTGCTGGTGCCGTCGACGATCGAGTCGCGCGATGGCGAATCCCTGACGTTGGAATGGCTGCGCCAAGAGGGCCAGGTCATGTTGTTGGAGGTGAAGAGTGGGAATGAGCCGCTGTTCAAGGCTGAGTACACCACACCGCGGGAGAAGACTGCGCAGGTGAAAATGCAGGTTTGGCCACACAGCAAGACGGAGGGTTACGAGGTCGAGCTGGAACTCAAGGACTACCTGCTACGCACGATAGCGCGCAGCGAACGGCGAGCGGGTGTTGGCGGTAACGTTGAGCGTCACGTACTGCAACAGGTCACCTGTGACTATGCCGACGACCCATGCCTGGATCGGGTGCTGTGCGGTTTGCGTGAGCTTGACGGGTCGGTCGAGTGCGTCAAGTATCAGGTGGGCGAAACACGCCGAGACCTGCCACGGGTGGCACTGCACGCCCTGGTGCCTGGCGATGGGCAAGAGAATCAGCTGGCGACTTATTGCTACGATGGAAGTTTCCTGGATACCAAGCAGCTCGTAGTCAGCGTCGAGTACGAAAGCGGCCCGCACAGTGCCCGGCAGCAACACATGCTGGTTCACGGCAACGTCAAGCACAACGGTAGCATCAACCGTTTCGAACTGTTGCGTGGGGTGGCTTCGGCGCAAGGCCATTGGCTCAACTTCTGCACACGCAAGAACCAGCGGAAAAAGGACCGATACAGAGAGACCAAGGCCTACCGCTACACCGGCGCAGGCGATGAGTTCGCTGAACTGCTGTACGCCCTCGGAACGGGCGCCACAGGCGGTGAGATCAATGTGAAGGAGGGGGCAGCGCTGGTGCCGCACCAGGTGGATCTGCTGGAGTGGATCATCGATAAATCCCACAAGGCCGACCGCCCGAAACTGGCCGCGTGCATCACGCGTCTGTTGGCCAGCTACACGCCTGCCGAGCGTGATGCGCTGGGGCGCGCGGTGGAGTTGGCGAAGCACGTCGAGGACTTGGACGGCAACGAGCTGTACAGGCACGTTGGCGGTGAGCACACGCTGTATCGTTGTTACTACAATATGGCGGGGGACAACCCGTTCACGCTGGCCGAGCCCGGCCAGCTCGCTCAACTGAAGGGCATCAAAGGGCTTGAAAGTTTGCCGGCCCTGAGCTGCCCGGCTATCCCCCGGCATGCCTCGGCGCCCGTCATGGCGGAATACCAGTGTGACCCCTTCGGTAAACCCCAGGGCTTGCGCTTGTTCGGTTACCGCGAAGTGACGCGAGGTAGTCGCCAGCTATTGGAGTTGGCCGAGGTATTGACGGTCGAAGGGGTCAAGGGCGACATCAAGGGCAACCAACTCGACGCCAGTGCTGGCTGGGCCATGGCCGACGCCTCTGCCAAGCTGCTGTGGCGTCAACGCAGCACCAAGGCTACCGCGCCTACCCGTATGGGCGGCGCAGACAGCAAGGTCAGGAAGTGGTCGGAGCAAGATGTCCAGATCACTCACGATTTTTCCGGCCCGCTCGAATGCGTGTTCAAACTGAGCAACCACCAGGAAAGCATGGACAACCCCAACTATGACGGCATCATTGTCCTTATCAAAACCACCACCCAGGCAGGTCCCCAGGAACTGCGCAAGCAACTGCGCTCGCGCCATGCTCGGCGCCTTCTGGAGCAGGTTGAACAAGGCAAGGAGGTACACTGGCAGTACGATGCAATGGGACGGGTGACTCAACAGACGTGCTACACACTCGAGAAAGACAGCAAGGGCGTGTACCTGAGCAGGGGCGATGAGCAGAAGCCCGATGAGCAGACCTCCACCGAATATTCGGCTGACGGCAAGCTGGCAACCCATACCCACGCGAACAAGGACATCAGCCGCAGTTATCTGGACGGTGTGCAACGGGCCTGGCGGCACGAGTGGCGCAGAAACGGCACAACGCACTTCGTGCCCCTCGCGCAATACAGTCTGCAAGGGCTGGATGGGTCGAAGCTGCTGGCCAGTTGCGAATGGGACTACCTGCCGGGCGGGCAGGTCGTGGTGGACATGACCCCGGCGCCGTCGGCCGTAGGGCCGCAAGCGTGGGTCAATGAGCAAGGAGGCCTGGATCGGCAAGCCATGCGCAGCCTGCTGCAAACCCAGCAAAGTGAGCAGGCGGACAGCGCAGAAGGCGCGGCGGCCGATGCCTCGGTGTTCGAGCCGTTTGCGACGCAGGACATTTCGAGCCAGTACAGCATCGAAGAAGGCCTCGACGAACAACGCCTTTACCAACGGACGATCAATTACCACTACCGCAAGGATGGTACCTTCGAGCAGGTGGAGGATCTGGTCGATGGTGACGGTCAGGCCCGGTTGAAAGTGTGCAAACGCTTCGACAACTCAGGTGAAATGATCGGTTATGACCGTACCCTGGGCAAGCAAACCCGTTCGTATGGACTGGAGCGCGATGCCGTGGGGCGGGTGCGCAAGGTTACCCGCCCCGACAATACGAAGGTCGAGTACAGCTACCACGGGCTGAGCAACCATGCCACGGAGCTCAAAGTGGGCGACAAGGTTGTGTCGACCCAGAAGGTGGAACACGACAGCACCTTGACTTCGCGCACGGTCGGTAGCCGTGTGTACGGCTTTACAGACGACACCGTGACCCTGCCCGACAAGACCCGGCTTCGCGTCGTTCGAAATGCCGAGGGCCAGACCTTCAAGGCGAACGAACAGACCCTCGCCAGCTTCACCCAGAACAACGGCACGCAGACCCAGGCATCCCACGCCAGCGATGACCCGATGAAGCGGGGCTGGGAGCAGGTTGTGGGTAGCACCCGCCTGCCGGGCCGGCAATCGGTCGAGCAAACCTCACCACGCGCCAAGCGCCAAGGTTATCGCTGGCTTAGCCTGCGTGGCCGGCCGCTGGCCTCGCTGCGCGCTGACGGCCACTGGCAGCGGGTGTTCAACGACGCGCAGGGCCGTGTGCTGCGTACCTGCCAAGACCACGAGGAGGTCGTGTACCGCTACGACGCACTGGGCCGTCTGCAGTCACGCCAAGCCCAGGCTCTCAAGGTCGGTGGCACGTGGCAGGTGCTCAGTGAGCATGACGGCTTTGGTCAGGAAGTCACCCGGCGTTTCCTGTACAACGGCAGCGAGTGCTTCAAGCAGTGCCTGAAGTGGCAAGGCGACGGCCGCCTGGCCAGCAAGACGAGTTACCAGAAAGGTCAGCAGATACGCGTCGAAAGCTTTGCCTACGATACGCTCGACCGTCTGCAGCGGTATGAGTGCGAGGCGACCGCAGCCGAGCATTGCCCACGGGATGCACAGGGTAGGGCGGTCAAGGTTCAGGAATATAGCTGGGACGCCCTGAGCAACCTGACCCGCTGCATCACCACCGGCTTCGATGACCAGGTGCGGACCGAGGAACTGACCTATGGGACTGCCAGCGATCCAACCCGGCTGACCGAGATCAGTGACGGCAAGGACCCATGCCCATTGGCCTGGAACACCAACGGTTACCTGACCGAGATCGTTGGGCAACAGCGCTACGGCTATAACGCTGCCGGCCAGACCGAGAAGGTGTTCGACAGCACCGGCAATCTACTGACCCGCTACGAGTACGATGGCAGCCAGCGCCTGGCGGCGCAGTACCTCAAGTGCGACGGAAGCACCCGTGAGCTGCGCTACGACGGCGAAGAACTGATCGGCGAGATCCACTATGACAAGGGCAACAAGGTCAGCAGCACCATCAGCCTGTCCAGCGGGCTGGCCCAGTACGAGGGCAACGAGGTGCGCTGGCTGATCGACGACCCGCAGGTGGGGGTTGCCGGGCAAGTCAAGGCCGGCGCCCTGGAACTGGCACCGCTGCTACCGTTTGGCGAGGGCGCGGGGCTGGAGGGGCTGGTCAGTGGCTACAACGGCATGCGCCGCGACCCCGTGACCGGGCACTATCACGCCGGAAGCTACCGCACGTATCACCCGCCGCTGCGCCGTTATGCCCAGCCGGACTGGCTCAGCCCGCACGGTGAGGGCGGGTTAAATGACTACCAGCACTGCCCGGACCCGGTTAACCAGCACGACCCCAGTGGCGGGATCATGCTTAGCCGCTGGGGGCAGCATCACCAGTTGGAAGCTTACGACAAGGCGCTTCAGGACACCGAGAAGATGAAGGTCGGTAGTGATTATCGCGGCCTGGTGTTTTCTCTGGCGGTAGCCGCGATAGGTATCGCTCTGGCCGTAGCGACCGCAGGTCAGTCGCTGTGGTTGACAGTCAGCGTAGTTACGCTGAGCGTGGCGTCGTTCGCTTTCGAGGCGGGGGCGCTACTGGCGAGTAAATTAGGTGCCTCTGGAGTGGCCAAGGGGCTGAGTATCGCCTCGGTCGTTACAGGCGTAGCGAGCTGTTTGGGCTTTGCCGGGATCTTCAAGACGGGTCTCAAAGGGCTGCTGTATCTGGGCAAGATGGTCAAATCGGTCGGCAAGGCTCTGTGGAGCGCCGCCAAAACCGTTGGGCGCGGTGCCAAAGCCGTTTGGGGCAGGGCCAAAGCCTGGGCACAGCACGGCATCAGAAATATGCGCATGCAGAGGGCAGCACTACATGGCCCCAATGGCCTGGGTCCCGCGCCCCACTATGGTGGGCTGGGGGCGCTTAGTGGCCCTCGCAACCTCGGGGTTCTGGGGCGCTTCAAATACAATACCTTGGAACCTGCTGCGCAGTGGTTGGCGCGCCAGGGCCTGCGTGGTGCGGCGAGGCAGGGGTGGAACTACCTGAAGGCCCCCGTTGAAATCGCTGAGCAGCCTCTGCCCCGGTGGGCGAGGTCGGGATGGATTGGCAACGTTTACAGTTTCATGACCGGGTCGATTCATACAGAAGGCGCAGCGCGCGGCTTATCGTACGCCTACTACGGCCTCAACACGGCGCTTGAGGCCAATGTGCTGAAAGGGACGATCGAGACCAGCCAAAGCCTGGCTGAGTCGCAACAGGCGCCGGCCAGTGTGAGGGCGGGGAAACGTGAGCCGTCGGTCGTGCCCAAGCTTCCGTATCTGAAGACCGTAGAACACAGTTTGTTACCGGCCACCAACAGTCTGCGGTTCTGGTAG
- a CDS encoding ABC transporter substrate-binding protein: MLLSKRVTAVLAASLLTLACQATQAADSLNFVSWGGSTQDAQKQAWAEPFSKATDIKVMQDGPTDYGKLKAMVESGNVQWDVVDVEADFALRAASEGLLEPLDFTAIQRERIDPRFVSDHGVGSFFFSFVLGYNEGKLGTNKPVDWAALFDTKTYPGKRALYKWPSPGVLELALLADGVPADKLYPLDLDRAFKKLDTIKQDIVWWGGGAQSQQLLASGEASLGQFWNGRVHALQQDGAPVGVSWKQNLVMADFLVIPKGAKNKDAAMKFLANASSAKGQADFANLTAYAPVNLDSVSQLDPKLAPDLPTAHAPDQVTLDFAYWAKNGQAIAARWNEWLVK, translated from the coding sequence ATGCTGTTGAGCAAACGAGTAACCGCAGTGCTGGCTGCCAGCCTGCTGACGTTGGCCTGCCAGGCCACCCAGGCGGCCGACAGCCTGAACTTCGTCAGCTGGGGCGGCAGCACCCAGGACGCGCAGAAACAGGCGTGGGCCGAGCCCTTCTCCAAGGCCACCGACATCAAGGTCATGCAGGACGGCCCCACCGACTATGGCAAGCTCAAGGCCATGGTCGAGAGCGGCAACGTGCAATGGGATGTGGTCGACGTGGAAGCCGACTTCGCCCTGCGCGCCGCCAGCGAAGGCCTGCTCGAACCCCTCGACTTCACTGCCATCCAGCGCGAGCGCATCGACCCGCGCTTCGTCTCCGACCACGGTGTCGGCTCGTTCTTCTTCTCCTTCGTGCTGGGTTACAACGAAGGCAAGCTTGGCACGAACAAGCCAGTGGACTGGGCCGCGCTGTTCGACACCAAGACCTACCCCGGCAAGCGCGCCCTGTACAAATGGCCGAGCCCCGGCGTGCTGGAGCTGGCCCTGCTGGCCGACGGCGTGCCGGCCGACAAGCTCTACCCGCTGGACCTGGACCGCGCCTTCAAGAAACTCGACACCATCAAGCAGGACATCGTCTGGTGGGGCGGCGGCGCCCAGTCGCAGCAGTTGCTGGCCTCGGGCGAAGCGTCGCTGGGGCAGTTCTGGAACGGCCGCGTGCATGCCCTGCAACAGGACGGCGCGCCGGTGGGGGTGAGCTGGAAGCAGAACCTGGTCATGGCCGATTTTTTGGTCATCCCCAAGGGCGCGAAGAACAAGGACGCGGCCATGAAGTTCCTGGCCAACGCCAGCAGCGCCAAGGGCCAGGCCGACTTCGCCAACCTCACCGCCTACGCCCCGGTCAACCTCGACAGCGTCAGCCAGCTGGACCCGAAACTGGCCCCCGACCTGCCCACCGCCCATGCCCCGGACCAGGTCACCCTGGACTTCGCCTACTGGGCGAAGAACGGCCAGGCCATCGCCGCCCGCTGGAATGAGTGGCTGGTCAAATGA
- a CDS encoding ABC transporter permease, with the protein MLLTPNAMGRPLRTGLYLTTGLIAAFLLLPILFIVLLSFGSSQWLVFPPPGWTLKWYGQFFSNPEWMDAALASLKVAVLTTLAAVALGLPTAFALVRGRFPGRELLYGLFTLPMIVPLVIIAVAVYALFLKLGYTGTLVAFVVSHVIVALPFTIISIINSLKLFDQSIEDAAVICGASRLQAIVKVTFPAIRPGMIAGGLFAFLVSWDEVVLSVMMASPELQTLPVKMWTTLRQDLTPVIAVASTLLIGLSVLIMVIAAALRRRNEVSA; encoded by the coding sequence ATGCTCCTGACCCCCAACGCCATGGGCCGCCCGCTGCGCACGGGCCTGTACCTGACCACCGGGTTGATCGCGGCGTTCCTGCTGCTGCCGATCCTGTTCATCGTCCTGCTGTCGTTCGGCTCTTCGCAGTGGCTGGTGTTCCCGCCACCGGGCTGGACGCTCAAGTGGTACGGCCAGTTCTTCTCCAACCCCGAGTGGATGGACGCCGCCCTGGCCAGCCTCAAGGTCGCCGTGCTGACCACCCTCGCCGCCGTGGCCCTGGGCCTGCCCACCGCCTTCGCCCTGGTGCGTGGGCGCTTCCCCGGCCGCGAGCTGCTGTACGGGCTGTTCACCCTACCCATGATCGTGCCGCTGGTGATCATCGCCGTGGCGGTGTACGCGCTGTTCCTCAAGCTGGGCTACACCGGCACGCTGGTGGCCTTCGTGGTCAGCCACGTGATCGTCGCCCTGCCGTTCACCATCATCTCGATCATCAACTCGCTCAAGCTGTTCGACCAGTCGATCGAGGACGCCGCGGTGATCTGCGGCGCCTCGCGCCTGCAGGCGATCGTCAAGGTGACCTTCCCGGCCATCCGCCCGGGGATGATCGCCGGCGGCCTGTTCGCCTTCCTGGTGTCCTGGGACGAGGTGGTGCTCAGCGTGATGATGGCCAGCCCCGAACTGCAAACCCTGCCCGTGAAGATGTGGACCACCCTGCGCCAGGACCTGACCCCGGTCATCGCCGTCGCCTCGACGCTGCTGATCGGCCTGTCGGTACTGATCATGGTCATCGCCGCCGCCCTGCGCCGGCGCAACGAAGTCAGCGCCTGA